One genomic segment of Ostrinia nubilalis chromosome 20, ilOstNubi1.1, whole genome shotgun sequence includes these proteins:
- the LOC135081593 gene encoding dynein light chain Tctex-type has protein sequence MEVKECNDLAEENQFIVDDVSKIIKEAIENSIGGTAYQHNKVNQWTSAVVESCLGQLTKLQKPYKYIVTCTIMQKNGAGLHTASSCFWDNNTDGSCTVRWENKTMYCIVSVFGLGI, from the exons ATGGAGGTCAAAGAATGCAACGATTTGGCTGAGGAA AACCAATTTATTGTGGACGATGTGAGTAAAATCATCAAAGAAGCTATTGAAAATTCCATTGGCGGCACTGCATATCAGCACAATAAAGTGAATCAATGGACTTCGGCGGTAGTGGAGTCTTGTTTGGGTCAACTGACGAAGTTGCAAAAGCCTTATAAATATATAG TTACATGTACCATTATGCAGAAGAACGGAGCTGGCTTACATACTGCTTCGTCATGCTTTTGGGACAACAACACGGACGGCTCTTGTACTGTGCGCTGGGAAAACAAAACTATGTACTGCATCGTGTCCGTGTTCGGACTTGGCATCTAA